TATGCCGTCGGTGGGGGAGCCCCTACAGGACGACCCAAGCAAGCAAGCTcgatctactactactactagctGGTACACATACTAGCCAGCCTGCCAGCCAGCTTGCCATGGCGCCCACCGTGATGATGGCCTCGTCGGCAACCGCCGTCGCCCCGTTCCAGGGTCTCAAGTCCGCCGCCAGCCTCCCCGTCGCCCGCCGCAGCACCAGGAGCCTCGGCAACGTCAGCAACGGCGGAAGGATCCGGTGCATGCAGGTAATAATAACTCCTCCATCACATGCATCTTCTTTGCAGGCTGCAGCTAGCCAGTGAGCCAGCCAGCAATCGAGCTAGGAACTGGTCGATGATGTACCATGTGTGTGCGCGCATGCAGGTGTGGCCGGCCTACGGCAACAAGAAGTTCGAGACGCTGTCGTACCTGCCGCCGCTGTCGACGGACGACCTGCTGAAGCAGGTGGACTACCTGCTGCGCAACGGCTGGATACCCTGCCTCGAGTTCAGCAAGCTCGGGTTCGTGTACCGCGAGAACTCCACCTCCCCGTGCTACTACGACGGCCGCTACTGGACCATGTGGAAGCTGCCCATGTTCGGCTGCACCGACGCCACGCAGGTGTACAAGGAGCTGCAGGAGGCCATCGCCGCGTACCCGGACGCCTTCCACCGCGTCATCGGCTTCGACAACGTCAGGCAGACGCAGTGCGTCAGCTTCATCGCCTACAAGCCCCCCGGCAGCGAGTAGAGACCGTGGCTAGATCGACCCATGGCCATGCCTCTGCCTGTTGATCGGATCACCTTCTTGCATtggttcctctctctctctccctccttttTTTTCCCTTTATCTCATCATTTCTTTTCTCCTGCATGCAATGGTTCCTTTTGCTTCCAACAATTCTCCTGCTGATGTATCCAGCATGGCATCATCCATCTACAATTACGTACGTAGTGCAACGACTGTCGATTCGTTGGGTGAGGAACATATATGTGAATGCAAGCTCCGGCTACCATACATGTGTAATGTGTAATAGATATATATACAAAACTGCCGAGGCGCCGACAATACTTTAATAACTGGTCCTTTTATATATCGTCATCTGTCTATCATAACTTGTTCAGCTCACATCTACAGAAAACATGTGTTCCATTGTTATTAGATGAACAGATTCTGAttccactagtagaaaagagctctaatCTGGCGGCACGCAGAAATTTATACTTGCGGTTTTAGTTACCGCGCACCAGTGGAAATAATCAGGTGAGTCCgtcttaagaaaccgccactgACGGTTGTTTTAagtgaaccgccagtggaaatatcatTTATACTGGCGGTTCACTTAACACAACCGTCGGTGGAAAAGAgttatttacactggcggttgttTTAAGTGAACCGCCAGTGGTCGTTCTTTTAAGTGAACCATCAGTGGAAAGGAGCTATTTACACTGTCGGTAGTGTTAAGTGAACCGCAAGTGGAATGTTATTTCCACAGG
This portion of the Zea mays cultivar B73 chromosome 2, Zm-B73-REFERENCE-NAM-5.0, whole genome shotgun sequence genome encodes:
- the LOC100279574 gene encoding ribulose bisphosphate carboxylase small subunit 2: MAPTVMMASSATAVAPFQGLKSAASLPVARRSTRSLGNVSNGGRIRCMQVWPAYGNKKFETLSYLPPLSTDDLLKQVDYLLRNGWIPCLEFSKLGFVYRENSTSPCYYDGRYWTMWKLPMFGCTDATQVYKELQEAIAAYPDAFHRVIGFDNVRQTQCVSFIAYKPPGSE